One genomic window of Pseudomonas sp. LFM046 includes the following:
- a CDS encoding AAA family ATPase produces the protein MKLTRVVVEKLFGVFDHDIAFMTNSDVTIIIGENGLGKTVILESINAFFGGNYKFFSSLDFASFGFHFSNGEHWLLQRNKYQDGYTLQIARGWADKAGLKPKFQKIYSDFDRAELRKLRGDYAVLSDLDRELMSRDDYYRALVRRRHAEEVFYYESKYVHSGDRPEKNDLPKWFKDGLASVNVRLIETQRIISPKEIGGESYVSTVGSCSSELKDFISRAVKESADIASALDSTYPNRLVEKLKLRAEYSYQELNDALLKLDERRKNFSSAGLLVDAQDSDMARIETEQNDLIVLLKLYVDDSHEKLNPYEDLSKKIRLFMSIVNKRFKHKRLEINKAEGFIFRSTVIRLDDGTYAKIPHSKLSSGEQHELVLFYKLIFNSKVGDLVLVDEPELSLHISWQNKFINDLKEVAAMNGISAVIATHSPDIISENWDLKVELVGVE, from the coding sequence GTGAAACTGACTAGAGTGGTTGTTGAAAAGCTATTCGGTGTTTTTGATCATGATATTGCATTCATGACGAATAGCGACGTTACTATAATTATTGGCGAAAATGGTCTCGGAAAGACAGTAATACTTGAGTCAATAAATGCTTTTTTTGGTGGAAATTATAAATTCTTTTCGAGCTTGGATTTTGCGTCTTTTGGATTTCATTTTAGTAATGGTGAGCATTGGTTGTTGCAGAGGAATAAATATCAAGACGGATATACTCTTCAAATTGCTCGCGGGTGGGCGGATAAGGCTGGATTAAAGCCTAAGTTTCAGAAGATATACTCTGACTTTGATAGGGCGGAACTGAGAAAGCTAAGGGGGGATTATGCAGTGCTCTCCGATCTTGATCGTGAGCTTATGAGTCGAGATGATTATTATCGTGCATTAGTGCGTCGACGTCATGCTGAAGAAGTATTTTATTATGAAAGTAAGTATGTTCATTCGGGCGATAGACCGGAGAAGAATGATCTCCCTAAGTGGTTTAAAGACGGTTTGGCAAGTGTTAATGTTAGGCTTATTGAGACTCAGCGTATTATCTCGCCAAAAGAAATTGGTGGAGAGTCTTACGTTAGTACGGTTGGGAGTTGCTCGTCTGAGCTAAAAGATTTCATCTCAAGAGCCGTTAAAGAATCTGCTGATATTGCCTCTGCTTTAGATAGCACCTATCCGAACCGTTTGGTTGAGAAGCTAAAGCTAAGGGCCGAGTATTCTTACCAAGAGTTGAATGATGCGCTTCTGAAGCTAGATGAACGTCGTAAGAATTTTTCTTCTGCGGGACTTCTTGTTGATGCGCAAGACTCGGATATGGCGAGAATTGAAACGGAGCAAAACGATTTAATCGTCTTGCTCAAGCTGTATGTCGATGATAGCCACGAAAAGCTGAATCCCTATGAGGATCTCTCGAAGAAAATTCGGCTATTTATGTCAATTGTGAACAAAAGGTTTAAGCATAAGCGACTTGAAATAAATAAAGCTGAAGGCTTCATATTCAGGTCGACAGTGATTCGACTTGATGACGGAACATATGCGAAGATTCCGCATTCTAAACTTTCGTCGGGAGAGCAACACGAGCTGGTGTTGTTCTATAAGCTGATCTTCAATTCTAAGGTTGGAGATTTGGTTCTGGTTGATGAGCCGGAGCTTTCCCTGCATATATCTTGGCAGAATAAGTTTATTAATGATTTGAAGGAAGTTGCTGCCATGAATGGGATATCTGCAGTTATCGCTACGCACTCGCCGGACATTATCTCTGAGAACTGGGATCTGAAAGTGGAATTGGTGGGGGTTGAGTGA
- a CDS encoding restriction endonuclease, with product MARRRKTSPFEDLISLAALLPWWASLLIALVSWFLLHGFATSTPPAMTHPNQFSEAMTGTVLRSFALVGQYLIPFAFVCGAIGSIAGRAKRKKLIKDVAAATQPGKTVDGISWREFEQLVGEAFRRKGFTVIESGGGGPDGGVDLILHMGTDKYLVQCKQWKAIKVGVTVIREFFGVMAAEGAAGGFVVTSGTYTEEAKAFAQGRNIQLVDGTLLKRWIANRSEPTRPLTAAPELPKPSVQPAVPLCPVCSSSMILRTAKRGMNQGNQFWGCAKYPACRGIRQLEDVSA from the coding sequence ATGGCACGTCGTCGCAAGACCTCCCCCTTTGAAGACCTCATCTCCCTCGCAGCACTATTGCCCTGGTGGGCCAGCCTGCTGATTGCCCTGGTGTCTTGGTTCCTGCTCCACGGATTCGCGACCAGCACACCTCCTGCTATGACCCACCCCAATCAGTTTTCCGAGGCAATGACGGGGACTGTCCTGCGCAGCTTTGCATTGGTTGGGCAGTACCTCATCCCGTTTGCCTTCGTTTGCGGTGCTATCGGTTCAATCGCCGGCAGGGCCAAGCGCAAGAAACTCATCAAGGATGTAGCCGCCGCCACTCAGCCAGGCAAAACCGTCGACGGCATCAGCTGGCGCGAGTTTGAGCAGCTGGTGGGCGAAGCATTCCGACGCAAGGGGTTCACCGTTATCGAGAGCGGTGGCGGTGGCCCGGATGGTGGGGTCGATCTCATCCTGCACATGGGGACCGACAAGTACCTGGTCCAGTGCAAGCAATGGAAGGCCATCAAGGTCGGCGTCACTGTGATCCGAGAGTTCTTCGGCGTAATGGCGGCCGAAGGCGCGGCGGGTGGCTTTGTTGTGACCTCCGGTACCTATACCGAAGAGGCCAAGGCGTTCGCCCAGGGACGCAATATTCAGTTGGTAGATGGCACCTTGCTGAAGCGCTGGATTGCCAACCGATCCGAGCCCACGCGGCCACTGACTGCTGCTCCGGAGCTGCCTAAACCATCGGTTCAGCCGGCCGTTCCGCTCTGCCCCGTCTGTAGTTCTTCAATGATCCTTCGCACAGCTAAGCGTGGGATGAACCAGGGCAATCAATTCTGGGGCTGTGCTAAGTACCCGGCCTGCCGAGGCATACGCCAGCTAGAGGATGTCTCCGCGTGA
- a CDS encoding type II toxin-antitoxin system RelE/ParE family toxin: MHKFSLEFNAKALKEWNKLDSTIRLQFAKKLKERLDLPRVEADRLKGMPDCYKIKLRSVGYRLVYEVVDQRLVVTVIAVGKRERSEVYDTAKKRLD, encoded by the coding sequence GTGCATAAGTTCAGCCTGGAGTTCAACGCTAAGGCACTCAAGGAATGGAACAAGCTGGACTCCACCATCCGGCTGCAGTTCGCCAAGAAGCTGAAAGAGCGCCTCGACCTGCCACGAGTTGAAGCCGACCGGCTCAAGGGCATGCCGGATTGCTACAAGATCAAGCTGCGTTCCGTGGGCTACCGTCTCGTTTATGAGGTGGTGGATCAGCGTTTGGTTGTCACTGTGATTGCGGTTGGAAAACGTGAGCGCTCAGAGGTCTATGACACCGCTAAGAAACGGCTTGATTAG
- a CDS encoding type II toxin-antitoxin system Phd/YefM family antitoxin, whose product MTFQILADIAASVTDLKRDPMGTIREGHGETVVILNRNEPAFYAVPPARYQAMLELIDDLRLAELVRARQGEPTVAVDIDELIAQATDTSA is encoded by the coding sequence ATGACCTTCCAGATCCTGGCGGATATTGCCGCCTCCGTTACTGACCTCAAGCGGGACCCAATGGGAACCATCCGCGAAGGTCATGGCGAAACCGTCGTTATCCTCAACCGTAACGAGCCGGCTTTCTACGCCGTTCCGCCTGCGCGCTACCAAGCCATGCTCGAACTCATCGACGACCTTCGTTTAGCCGAACTGGTCCGCGCCCGCCAAGGGGAGCCGACCGTGGCTGTGGACATCGATGAGCTGATCGCCCAGGCAACCGATACCAGTGCATAA
- a CDS encoding isocitrate/isopropylmalate family dehydrogenase — protein MHKLVVIPGDGIGREVVPLAVEALEKLLPDLQTVEAQAGWETFQRSGCAVPEATFQALRDCGAGIFGAVSSPSQRVPGYRSAILQLRQTLKLNTNLRPVRSWPCVSSRPGVDLIILRENSEGLYSGREHWETEDVAIAERVISRGASEALARRALEVAKARKARRITLVHKANVLPITCGLFRDTCREVLEGEGWAAELDERLVDLMALQLVEQPEAFDLIVTTNLFGDILSDLACHWSGGLGLAPSLNWGNGIALAEPVHGSAPDIAGSGRANPIAAILSIALLLRYHWQKPALAKRLEKAVENFLLDEGKADFGFDTTRIVGQGILAAL, from the coding sequence ATGCACAAGCTAGTCGTCATCCCCGGGGACGGCATCGGCCGCGAAGTGGTGCCATTGGCGGTCGAGGCCCTGGAAAAACTCCTGCCCGACCTGCAAACGGTTGAGGCCCAAGCCGGCTGGGAAACCTTCCAGCGCAGCGGCTGCGCCGTTCCGGAAGCCACCTTCCAGGCCCTGCGCGACTGCGGGGCGGGGATTTTCGGTGCCGTTTCCTCCCCCAGCCAGCGAGTGCCCGGCTACCGCAGCGCCATCCTCCAGCTGCGCCAGACCCTCAAACTCAACACCAACCTGCGCCCGGTGCGCAGCTGGCCCTGCGTCTCGTCCCGACCGGGTGTCGACCTGATCATCCTCCGCGAGAACAGCGAAGGCCTCTACAGCGGCCGCGAGCACTGGGAAACCGAAGACGTGGCCATCGCCGAACGGGTCATCAGCCGCGGCGCCAGCGAAGCCCTGGCCCGCCGCGCACTGGAAGTGGCCAAGGCGCGCAAGGCGCGGCGCATCACCCTGGTCCACAAGGCCAACGTCCTGCCCATCACCTGCGGCCTGTTCCGCGACACCTGCCGCGAAGTGCTGGAAGGGGAGGGCTGGGCCGCCGAACTGGACGAGCGCCTGGTGGACCTCATGGCCCTGCAGCTGGTGGAACAACCCGAAGCCTTCGACCTGATCGTCACCACCAACCTCTTCGGCGACATCCTCTCCGACCTCGCCTGCCACTGGAGCGGCGGCCTCGGGCTGGCGCCCTCCCTCAACTGGGGCAACGGCATCGCCCTGGCCGAACCCGTCCACGGCAGCGCCCCCGACATCGCCGGCAGCGGCCGCGCCAACCCCATCGCCGCCATCCTCAGCATCGCCCTGCTGCTGCGCTACCACTGGCAGAAACCTGCCCTCGCCAAGCGCCTGGAGAAGGCTGTGGAAAACTTCCTGCTGGACGAAGGCAAAGCCGACTTCGGCTTCGACACCACCCGCATCGTCGGCCAAGGCATCCTCGCCGCGCTCTAA
- a CDS encoding DMT family transporter, with translation MSKPNSRAVTLAWLGLLVASVFWAGNALVARAFHDAIPPFTLAFWRWSLALAILLPFVARPMWEHRSALRYAGWRLVVVAALGISTYSVLLYFAARTTVAINLTLLNTCLPLATFIGAGVLLHEWPPRRAWLGLGVATIGLLVLIAQGQLAQLAALTFNPGDLIMLVAVVDWALYTLLQRRWSQYLQLPPLVLLGALVLCGVPMLLPFYLLELASGQRFEPSVDNLAAIAYTGICASLLAYLLWNQGIRVLGVAKAVLTNYLMPVFTALLAYLLLDEGLQAYHWFGGALIFAGLLLATRPSLR, from the coding sequence ATGTCAAAACCCAACAGCCGGGCCGTTACCCTGGCCTGGCTTGGCCTGCTTGTGGCCAGCGTTTTCTGGGCCGGCAACGCCCTGGTGGCTCGCGCCTTCCACGATGCCATTCCACCGTTCACCCTGGCGTTCTGGCGCTGGAGCCTTGCGCTGGCCATCCTCCTGCCCTTCGTCGCCCGCCCCATGTGGGAACATCGCAGTGCGCTGCGTTACGCCGGCTGGCGCCTGGTGGTGGTGGCGGCTCTTGGCATCAGCACCTACAGCGTCTTGCTCTACTTCGCCGCCCGTACCACGGTGGCCATCAACCTCACCCTGCTCAACACCTGCCTGCCGCTGGCCACCTTCATCGGCGCCGGGGTGCTGCTCCATGAATGGCCGCCGCGCCGCGCCTGGCTGGGCCTCGGAGTGGCGACCATCGGCCTGCTGGTGCTGATCGCCCAGGGGCAACTGGCACAACTGGCCGCGCTGACCTTCAACCCCGGCGACCTGATCATGCTGGTCGCCGTGGTGGACTGGGCCCTCTACACCCTGCTGCAGCGACGCTGGAGCCAGTACCTCCAGCTGCCGCCGCTGGTGCTGTTGGGTGCTTTGGTGCTGTGCGGCGTGCCCATGCTGCTGCCGTTCTACCTGCTGGAACTGGCCAGCGGGCAGCGTTTCGAACCCTCTGTGGATAACCTCGCCGCCATCGCCTACACCGGCATCTGTGCCTCGCTGCTGGCCTACCTGCTGTGGAACCAGGGCATCCGCGTGCTGGGCGTGGCCAAGGCCGTGCTCACCAACTACCTGATGCCGGTGTTCACCGCTTTGCTCGCCTACCTGCTGTTGGACGAGGGACTCCAGGCCTACCATTGGTTCGGAGGGGCGCTGATTTTCGCCGGCCTGCTGTTGGCGACACGCCCCTCACTGAGGTGA
- the can gene encoding carbonate dehydratase, which translates to MSDLQELIDNNARWAEQIKQQDPDFFAKLAKQQVPEFLWIGCSDARVPANEIVGMLPGDLFVHRNVANVVLHTDLNCLSVIQYAVDVLKVKHILVTGHYGCGGVRAAMRDTQYGLIDGWLRTIRDLYYEQREHLATFATEEERVDRLCELNVIQQVANVSHTTIVQNAWHRGQELSVHGCIYGIKDGIWKNLNVTVSGMEQLPPQYRLRPLGQN; encoded by the coding sequence ATGAGCGACCTGCAAGAGCTGATCGACAACAACGCGCGCTGGGCCGAGCAGATCAAGCAGCAAGACCCGGACTTCTTCGCCAAGCTGGCCAAACAGCAGGTGCCGGAGTTCCTCTGGATCGGCTGTTCCGACGCCCGCGTGCCGGCCAACGAAATCGTCGGCATGCTGCCCGGCGACCTCTTCGTCCACCGCAACGTCGCCAACGTGGTGCTGCACACCGACCTCAACTGCCTGTCGGTCATCCAGTACGCCGTGGACGTGCTCAAGGTGAAACACATCCTGGTCACCGGCCACTACGGCTGCGGTGGCGTCCGCGCTGCCATGCGCGACACCCAGTACGGCCTGATCGACGGCTGGCTGCGCACTATCCGCGACCTCTACTACGAGCAGCGCGAACACCTCGCGACCTTCGCCACCGAGGAAGAGCGCGTCGACCGCCTCTGCGAGCTCAACGTCATCCAGCAGGTGGCCAACGTCAGCCACACCACCATCGTCCAGAACGCCTGGCACCGTGGCCAGGAGCTTTCCGTCCACGGCTGCATCTACGGCATCAAGGACGGCATCTGGAAAAACCTCAACGTCACCGTCAGCGGCATGGAACAACTGCCGCCGCAGTACCGCCTGCGTCCCCTCGGACAGAACTGA
- the rimI gene encoding ribosomal protein S18-alanine N-acetyltransferase: MTDAVSFRPMTEADLDAVLKIEFAAFSHPWTRGIFTDSLKSYDCWLMFEGGQQVGHGVINVIVGEAHLLNITVKPESQGRGLGLRLLEHLMDRARELEAAECFLEVRASNQSAYRLYERYGFNEIGRRRDYYPAVGGREDALVMACTLID; the protein is encoded by the coding sequence ATGACCGATGCCGTTTCCTTCCGCCCGATGACCGAGGCGGATCTCGATGCTGTTCTGAAAATCGAATTCGCCGCCTTCAGCCACCCCTGGACCCGCGGCATCTTCACCGACAGCCTCAAGTCCTACGACTGCTGGCTGATGTTCGAAGGCGGCCAGCAGGTCGGCCATGGCGTCATCAACGTCATCGTCGGCGAGGCCCATCTGCTGAACATCACCGTCAAACCCGAAAGCCAGGGGCGCGGCCTCGGCCTGCGCCTGCTAGAGCACCTGATGGACCGCGCCCGCGAACTCGAGGCGGCGGAATGCTTCCTCGAAGTGCGAGCCAGCAACCAGTCCGCCTACCGCCTTTACGAGCGCTACGGCTTCAACGAAATCGGCCGGCGCCGCGACTACTACCCCGCAGTCGGCGGCCGTGAAGACGCCCTGGTGATGGCCTGCACGCTGATCGATTGA
- a CDS encoding energy transducer TonB, translated as MIAEHRRRAYLDAMQVATWLPRVALPFAAPSNPELLAPVPEPVLEDAPAPVAEAAPSAPAAEAHPTTTVRAKIEVPRPGSAPRAAVEPEPEASPEPEASPAKVEVLPPPRFSLQLLRAGNCLLLVELPTGEPFQSRDPAYLLLKDLLRAAGLPDSPQILGEPVRWPLLARSSMDQGPDAARDFVQGFVGMRVEEQGDCACLWLVGLPAVRFAGEADAGAYNRELQVEGLGAAWALPGLELLMDEPERKGELWQAMRRVMRRWKTTE; from the coding sequence TTGATAGCTGAACACCGTCGTCGCGCGTATCTCGATGCCATGCAGGTAGCCACCTGGCTACCCCGCGTGGCATTGCCCTTTGCCGCGCCCTCCAATCCCGAACTGCTGGCGCCGGTCCCGGAACCCGTCCTGGAAGACGCGCCGGCACCCGTCGCCGAGGCCGCACCCAGCGCCCCGGCCGCCGAAGCGCACCCGACCACCACCGTGCGGGCGAAGATCGAGGTTCCCCGCCCCGGCAGCGCCCCACGCGCTGCGGTCGAGCCCGAACCCGAGGCCAGCCCCGAGCCCGAAGCCTCGCCGGCCAAGGTGGAAGTGCTGCCGCCGCCGCGCTTCTCCCTGCAGCTGCTGCGGGCCGGCAATTGCCTGCTGCTGGTGGAACTGCCGACCGGCGAACCCTTCCAGAGCCGCGACCCGGCCTACCTGCTGCTGAAAGACCTGCTGCGTGCCGCCGGCCTGCCGGACAGCCCGCAGATCCTCGGCGAGCCGGTGCGCTGGCCGCTCCTTGCCCGCAGCAGCATGGATCAGGGCCCGGACGCCGCCCGCGACTTCGTCCAGGGCTTTGTCGGCATGCGCGTGGAAGAGCAGGGCGATTGCGCCTGCCTCTGGCTGGTGGGCCTGCCGGCGGTGCGCTTCGCCGGTGAAGCCGACGCTGGCGCCTACAATCGTGAACTGCAGGTCGAAGGCCTGGGCGCCGCCTGGGCCCTGCCGGGCCTGGAACTGCTGATGGACGAGCCCGAGCGCAAGGGCGAACTCTGGCAAGCGATGCGCCGTGTGATGCGCCGCTGGAAGACCACCGAATGA
- a CDS encoding 2-isopropylmalate synthase gives MSNNDRVIIFDTTLRDGEQSPGASMTKEEKLRIAKALERLRVDVIEAGFAIASPGDFEAVKAIADSIKDSTVCSLSRAVDADIDRAAEALAGANSARIHTFIATSPIHMQYKLRMQPDQVVEQAVRAVKRARNLCEDVEFSCEDAGRSEIDFLCRIIEAAIDAGARTINIPDTVGYAIPHQYAETMRQLLQRIPNADKAIFSVHCHNDLGLAVANSLAAVAVGARQVECTINGLGERAGNAALEEIVMAIKTRQDVLGVYTNIDTPHILSTSRMVSGITGFPVQPNKAIVGANAFAHESGIHQDGVLKHRETYEIMSAQSVGWNTNKMVLGKHSGRNAFRTRLDELGIQLSTEAELNAAFARFKELADKKHEIFDEDLQALVSDTLGEEAPEHFKLVYLEVASKTGEVPQAKLVLAIDGVEQGSSAEGSGPVDATFKAIESLAGSDSNLQLYSVNAITQGTDSQGEVTVRLEKGGRIVNGNGADTDIVVASAKAYLNALNLMQAGVRKAHPQVADV, from the coding sequence ATGAGCAATAACGATCGCGTCATCATCTTCGACACCACCCTGCGCGACGGCGAGCAGAGCCCCGGCGCTTCCATGACCAAGGAAGAGAAGCTGCGCATCGCCAAGGCGCTGGAACGCCTGCGGGTGGACGTGATCGAGGCCGGCTTCGCCATCGCCAGCCCCGGCGACTTCGAGGCGGTCAAGGCCATTGCCGACAGCATCAAGGACAGCACCGTGTGCAGCCTGTCCCGCGCCGTGGATGCCGATATCGACCGTGCCGCCGAAGCCTTGGCGGGCGCCAATTCCGCGCGTATCCACACCTTCATCGCCACCAGCCCCATCCACATGCAGTACAAGCTGCGTATGCAGCCGGATCAGGTGGTGGAGCAGGCCGTCCGTGCGGTCAAGCGCGCACGCAACCTGTGCGAAGACGTGGAATTCTCCTGCGAAGACGCCGGCCGCTCCGAGATCGACTTCCTCTGCCGCATCATCGAGGCCGCCATCGACGCGGGCGCCCGCACCATCAACATCCCCGACACCGTGGGCTACGCCATCCCGCACCAGTACGCGGAGACCATGCGCCAGCTGTTGCAGCGCATCCCCAATGCCGACAAGGCCATCTTCTCTGTGCACTGCCACAACGACCTGGGCCTGGCCGTGGCCAACTCCCTGGCTGCGGTGGCCGTCGGTGCCCGCCAGGTGGAATGCACCATCAACGGCCTGGGCGAGCGCGCCGGCAACGCCGCGCTGGAAGAGATCGTCATGGCCATCAAGACCCGCCAGGACGTGCTCGGCGTCTACACCAACATCGACACCCCGCACATCCTCAGCACCTCGCGCATGGTGTCCGGCATCACCGGCTTCCCGGTGCAGCCGAACAAGGCCATCGTCGGCGCCAACGCCTTTGCCCACGAGTCGGGCATCCACCAGGACGGTGTGCTCAAGCACCGCGAGACCTACGAGATCATGTCCGCCCAGTCGGTCGGCTGGAACACCAACAAGATGGTGCTGGGCAAGCACTCCGGGCGGAACGCCTTCCGTACCCGCCTCGACGAACTGGGCATCCAACTGAGCACCGAGGCCGAGCTGAACGCCGCCTTCGCCCGCTTCAAGGAACTGGCGGACAAGAAGCACGAAATCTTCGACGAAGACCTGCAGGCGCTGGTCTCCGACACCCTGGGCGAGGAAGCCCCGGAACACTTCAAGCTGGTCTACCTAGAGGTTGCCTCCAAGACCGGCGAAGTGCCCCAGGCCAAGCTGGTGCTGGCCATCGACGGCGTGGAGCAAGGCTCCAGCGCCGAAGGCTCCGGCCCGGTAGACGCCACCTTCAAGGCCATCGAAAGCCTGGCGGGCTCCGACTCCAACCTGCAGCTCTACTCGGTCAACGCCATCACCCAGGGCACCGATTCCCAGGGCGAAGTGACCGTCCGCCTGGAAAAAGGCGGACGAATCGTCAACGGAAATGGTGCGGATACCGATATAGTTGTCGCTTCCGCCAAGGCCTACCTCAATGCGCTGAACCTGATGCAGGCAGGCGTGCGCAAGGCTCATCCACAGGTTGCTGACGTTTGA
- a CDS encoding DUF6160 family protein, translated as MRPAPLLLGLLLASQAQAMEALDDSAMSSVSGQGGLSLETSSQGWSATSVSYGQDGRSLSLKGVSNGAATGTTSTSNTTLDVEGGQLRVQHSTSPQVLAVNNIEMDGSSKSFGAFRAFYTLGATLNLRGGGASGVSGISVDESRLSLTDVTFYYRDNGFDLIVKGLSFDTYLDNAYLDIVSGGTGQEVKLNLGDARFVGTIGGISLDLAHGDPTASPATPGAPDLRDPNASRSFGTLTMDLRLGGSLSVASGGASGEGIRIRPDLTIGSSLFQYQDEGILRAENFSGTLRSLSGLTLDLAQDVGGSYAQLAFQDLKLNATLGGLILGNPTNQKLGSLAIDLNFVDEGARQNWLKLRPGGDPNSGTKGLTADISWNMANSSVSLTDNGNSMWFSGLRTNGTGQLTLDLTRSCAGGASTGCYAGTQSDMSKGSYNGHFDGLRIGLSNIKGGYSFDGLRVGSANAPLQGGTELLVLMEIFPAYDFTLNGQLALLPGGSSGDGLRYNGDLFFTDARAAITVDENGKGLWLAGTNYDMHFRDGSVDVSNNGVELRKGTYWSKLEVSDLRWGDRNTGTSLGRLVLKRYEQGSTLALSSGGAGALCVGGSGANAGACSASGGRWEDRGNEGVSVKLKNVFVRDSAVESSSNGVATDEKRNQVVWETNRVNGAAGTGSQLVVDNFYTSDGNPNDPNANTYGFNADINLDVAPTKVCTKNGGSCTPVNPDPLGFAVNGRIHFKEINVDRLQHVHPTGGAVTSMYGIKVQNADISANLTATPIN; from the coding sequence ATGCGCCCAGCCCCCTTGCTGCTTGGCCTGCTCCTCGCCTCCCAGGCCCAGGCCATGGAAGCGCTGGACGACTCCGCCATGTCCTCGGTCAGCGGGCAGGGCGGCCTCAGCCTGGAAACCTCCAGCCAGGGCTGGTCGGCCACTTCCGTCAGCTACGGCCAGGACGGCCGCAGCCTGAGCCTGAAGGGCGTCAGCAACGGTGCCGCCACGGGCACCACCAGCACCTCGAACACCACCCTGGATGTCGAGGGCGGCCAGCTGCGGGTCCAGCACAGCACCAGTCCCCAGGTGCTGGCGGTGAACAACATCGAGATGGACGGCAGCAGCAAGAGCTTCGGCGCCTTCCGCGCCTTCTACACGCTGGGCGCCACCCTGAACCTCAGGGGCGGCGGGGCCAGCGGCGTCAGCGGCATCTCCGTGGACGAAAGCCGGCTATCCCTCACCGATGTGACCTTCTACTACCGCGACAACGGCTTCGACCTCATCGTCAAAGGGCTCTCCTTCGACACCTACCTGGACAACGCCTACCTCGACATCGTCAGCGGCGGCACTGGCCAGGAGGTCAAGCTGAACCTGGGGGATGCCCGCTTCGTCGGCACCATCGGCGGCATCAGCCTCGACCTCGCCCACGGTGACCCCACCGCCTCCCCGGCAACGCCCGGCGCGCCAGACCTGCGCGACCCCAACGCCAGCCGCAGCTTCGGCACGCTGACCATGGACCTGCGTCTTGGCGGCAGCCTCAGCGTCGCCAGCGGTGGCGCCAGTGGCGAAGGCATCCGCATCCGTCCGGACCTCACCATCGGCAGCAGCCTGTTCCAGTATCAGGACGAGGGCATCCTGCGTGCCGAGAACTTCTCCGGCACCCTGCGCAGCCTCAGCGGCCTGACCCTTGACCTGGCCCAGGACGTGGGCGGCAGTTATGCACAGTTGGCGTTCCAGGACCTCAAGCTGAACGCCACCCTGGGCGGCCTGATCCTCGGCAACCCCACCAACCAGAAGCTCGGCAGCCTGGCCATCGACCTCAACTTCGTCGACGAAGGCGCCCGGCAGAACTGGCTGAAACTGCGTCCGGGCGGCGACCCCAACTCCGGCACCAAGGGCCTGACCGCCGACATCAGCTGGAACATGGCCAACAGCTCGGTTTCCCTGACCGATAACGGCAACAGCATGTGGTTCAGCGGCCTGCGCACCAACGGCACCGGCCAGCTCACCCTGGACCTGACCAGAAGCTGCGCGGGTGGGGCGAGCACCGGCTGCTACGCCGGCACCCAGAGCGACATGAGCAAGGGCAGCTACAACGGCCATTTCGACGGCCTGCGCATCGGCCTTTCCAACATCAAGGGCGGCTACAGCTTCGACGGCCTGCGGGTGGGTTCGGCCAACGCCCCGCTGCAAGGCGGCACCGAATTGCTGGTGCTGATGGAAATCTTCCCGGCCTACGACTTCACCCTGAACGGCCAACTGGCGCTGCTGCCGGGCGGCAGCAGCGGGGATGGCCTGCGTTACAACGGCGACCTGTTCTTCACCGACGCCCGCGCCGCCATCACCGTGGACGAAAACGGCAAGGGCCTGTGGCTGGCCGGCACCAATTACGACATGCACTTCCGCGACGGCTCGGTGGACGTGAGCAACAACGGCGTGGAGCTGCGCAAGGGCACCTATTGGTCGAAGCTGGAAGTCAGCGACCTGCGTTGGGGCGACCGCAACACCGGCACCAGCCTCGGCCGGCTGGTGCTCAAGCGCTACGAGCAGGGCTCCACGCTGGCGCTGAGCTCCGGCGGCGCTGGCGCCCTGTGCGTGGGCGGCAGCGGCGCCAATGCCGGGGCGTGCTCCGCCAGCGGCGGGCGCTGGGAGGACCGGGGCAACGAAGGCGTATCGGTGAAGCTGAAGAACGTCTTCGTCCGCGACTCCGCCGTGGAAAGCAGCAGCAACGGCGTCGCCACGGACGAGAAGCGCAACCAGGTGGTCTGGGAAACCAACCGCGTCAACGGCGCCGCCGGCACCGGCAGCCAACTGGTTGTGGATAACTTCTACACCTCCGACGGCAACCCCAACGACCCCAACGCCAACACCTACGGCTTCAACGCCGACATCAACCTCGACGTGGCCCCCACCAAGGTCTGCACCAAGAACGGCGGCAGCTGCACCCCGGTCAACCCCGACCCCCTGGGCTTCGCCGTGAACGGCCGCATCCACTTCAAGGAAATCAACGTCGACCGTCTGCAACACGTCCACCCCACCGGCGGCGCCGTCACTTCCATGTACGGCATCAAGGTGCAGAACGCTGATATCAGCGCCAACCTGACGGCTACGCCGATCAACTGA